Genomic DNA from Magnolia sinica isolate HGM2019 chromosome 4, MsV1, whole genome shotgun sequence:
tgagactttaaggaattatttaactttatttctttagaccaatattagcatggaatagatatcattatagtataatggtataataaatgaataattttaaggtttattttatttttaaggattATCAAGATTTACAAATGCTTAGTTGATTGGTGttatgtattatgtatgtgtgattgagattatggtagACTTTATATTGAATGTAAATATCACATGCGATTAAACTAATTAAAGAATTAAGTTGGTATACTTGTGTATAAGTTACGAACCAAAactcaggtctgagggtgcacactctgtacccggattttggggcgtgacaggtgatGTATCTTGCTGGGGTACATCATATCAGTTTCCAGCATTGCTGACATAGGGATGAACCTGATGAggtcgtcttcctcaaggataactactccgaatccaaagagcttctctggactccttacagaCACTACAACAATTTAAACTTTTAtacaaaataaattttataaaattcataaGTTAATTGATgagtggaaaaaagaaaaagaaaaagtgtctacaaccctttaaatatgtatataaaccttggaagaagtttcggaattaaaatacaactaaaactccctaaaattcataaattactataaatagtaaattgtttcctatgtggcttaaccatgttatacttccaatttttctaaacacttttcatgttggacactactcctaaagctcaaaggataaagagttataatcaaattaaaacttactaaaaatagtaaaaacaaaaaataaatagggAATTCAATTGTCGATCTGATGCAATTCGaaaattcatcatggtggttggctaaagtagcccaTCCTACCCTAagatcatatatggtacatcgagtaactcattccgatatgcgagatatgtttgttttaaggttcccacggtcttaatgacttctgccttcgatcaggccttctctgatccatcttagacatgaaagtgtccgcgacccactctacatcaattagTTGTTTGTGAAACTATTCTTGATTGATAGAGTGCTTATTCTCTTGTTGTGATGTACAATGTTATGGCTCATTGCATATGTTTTTAACTCAGCGAATTGATTCATTTGGAACTGAGTCGAGTTGCAACTCTCTTCAGTTGGGTTGGTGTATCTTTTTATAGTATATTGTATCGGGTTTCCAGTATGGGTTATTCATGAAACCGTTTTTGATTGATACGGTGCTGAAGCATCTTCTTATGATTTACAATATCACGGCTATTGTTATGGCTCGGATCTGGTTGAACCCCTAGCTTCACCTATATATAGGTTATTCAATATTACAATAGGGGGTACTAATTGTGGTCGGGGACCATCTGATACCTAAGTCATGTAGATGAACGTAGAGTATATGTGACTGGAGTTAGGATTTTTGTGCGTACCTCCTTTTCTTTAAGGTAAGGGATGTATTTATAGGTTCCTTAAGCAGTTTGCATATCTTAGTGGATCTTTTCGATACGTTATAACAGTTCGTATTTGAGTAGGAATACTTTTTCTGAAAATAATTTTGATCCTGCCTTGGTCGTCGTGATTCTCGGCTAGGACCTCATCAGAATATTAATCCTACAATGGTACAACTCAAGATTCTCTCTAAACATTCCTCATCTCGAGTTCGAGGTTGGTATGGTTAGGTTAGTCGTCGATTTCTATTGCCGAACTTTGAGCCAAAATAGTTCAGTTCGACAAGTGAGTCTTTTTCTGAGACTCAGCTTAGCTCCCTTAAGTGGTCGATGTGTTGGTGGCCTTGTGCAGTCGATTCTTCGTCAATGCCGTCTTGACACCTCCCCATGGCGTGCACGTACATGTccactttgtgggtcagttcGGTTTTTCACATAACAACTACAATAGATAACTGTTTTACTCGGTAATTCCGACCAACTTGCTTGGCCCTAAGTTGTGTTACAACTCGGGTGAGTTCCTCTCTGAGCCTTTAATTTCAACACTGACTCGTGGTGCCCAACTGGATCCGTCTCGACCGAGTTTGAGTCGACTCAGGACGAGTTGCATCCGAAATTATACCCACAGACCTCACTTCTCCCAAGTTAGGTGATTAACAGCTCTATATAAGGTACTACAGATGGTGTTATTTCTTGGGGTTGTGATAGAGCAAAGTCGAATACGCTGTAGCTAGGGCACCGGTGAATCTCCCACGGTACACTTGGCGTTTACCCCAAATTAGAGCCAccaaaattgtgggacccaccatagaaggCTTATTGCTGAAAAATTACACTGAATATGTATCATCCAAAACCAGTAAATTGTCCATATTTGCCAAAAGAATGTCCATTAATTGAAAGAATAAATTATCCGATTTTCCAAATGCAAGCAATATACAGCAGTTTTCACCaactggacggttcagatcaatgttTAACGTATGTTCCGAAACCGATTTTTATCCCCCAACATGTGAGAGTTGTGCATGGACGATCCAACACCATATCAGCCCGTCTTGTAGCGAAACGGCCTAATGCAACGTGATATAGGGTGATCCAGTCGAATGCAGCACTCTATATAACATAGTTGTTTTAGGCTCATATACTATTTTAAACATTCATCATCGAGTGATGATTGAGTTGGCTTGAATATTAGTGTATGCTTTCATCATGGTGCTGCAACATTGTTGGATGGTGGGTCGCAGATgttgaattttgaggttttggGTGGTTGTATattgctttcaatggtgtggcccaccttagccgCAAGTCATGCTGGCGTTAACCTGTTGGACTAGTCAGATATGTCATACAAAAGCCACGTGGCCCTTGTTGCTCCACACTAACTAGTGGTCGTGGTGGCCCCACAACAACTAGTCAATTACCCCCAAATGGACCGAACCAGCTGGACACATGGAGTGCAgctttgggtttttgaactacgTGCGGTAGATGGTATCATGTCCCGAACGAGTGCAAAGAGGGAGTTCCTCAGATTcaagtagaaataatttttaataaatttaaaataatttgattgatgatagaaaaaataaaattataattctTTAAATAACTAACTCAAGCTTAGGatgaagttttagacttagactccaactcaaacaccttaaaaatgtgacttaaataatgaatttacaatttattatttatagatatCCTATTCTTACTAAACAATTTGTATAAACTTtttaagccattttcatgttgagcATGACTTCTACAACCGTATGTGGATTTCCTGCGTGATCCTTTCCTATGAGGTTCTTATGTGGTAAACTTAgggagggcccactgtgatgtttgtgagaaatctactctatgtatccattttttaaaaactcattttaggacatggggccaaaaatgagccggatccaagactcaagtaggccaaaaatgtgagaattgaatgcccacggttgaaatattaatcatggggccacaaaagttttgaatcagtctaatatttgtgttttcaattcatcccagtaggaacgTCATGAACCATACgaatgacatgtaaacatcattgtcaacccagggaggtttcaaccgtAAGAATTTACCTACCCAACTTTTCCTTTAGCGCGGTTCGCTTGAGTACTGTAtcttgctcacttttggtctccaAGTcctgagctcaaaaaatgaatggacaggatagattttttacaaacatcacggtggtcctacTTAGGTTTCCATCACAATAACTTtatgcaaaaggctttcacaggaaatccgtcctctgcaactcaaaggatcaaaagttatatatACTCCAactaattttttatatatttatactaAAAAAGACTTTTGACAGCCAATCTTATAGAATCTAGTAAATTTGTCGGCAGCTTTATTTATAGTAAAATGAAACTAAAATCGACTGTTGACCATCAATCttatggaatcttgcaaatctagTGTTGGCAACCTGGCATAGTGGAATTGGTtggtagcggggttggttggcttaagtaagtcctattatcccaaaatcatatataacgTGTCTAAAAATGTGTCCTGAAATATTTCTGCCCTCAATCGAGCCTTTTCTAGTACATTTTTGCTCTACATCATATCCTAACCATATGATAAATATCCTTTCTCTCCAAACGTGAggtattttttctaatttttagtttttaatatctGTTTGTACCCTACAAATTAAAGACTTACGATCGTTCAAATAATGTGAAGTTCATATGGAAGACACTGCCTCACCTAGGAACCTACGTAAGTTAATTTCAGTAACTTGGGCAAACGATCGACTAAAACATGCATAAAATCCACAGTTAATCAGGAAAATTATaccttgtttggccttgatcccaaaaattaagcggattcatcactcaggtgggccactccataatTTTATACATAAAACCTCTAACTACATAGGATAGACCACCTAGGTTTTTTACATACTGTGATTTTTTGATAATTCATTCATCCTGACGcgccacatcagatgaatggattagaaaaCACCATCGTAAACCTTACACAATATAATGGTGTGGCCTATATGAGTCATGAATGCTCATGACTTTTAGTCTCTATGCTTAAAATGAGGCAACGTAgctgatgaacggggtggatcccATGAAAATTGTAACCAGTCTGCGAAAGTGACCCCTGTATGTAGTTTTGAAATATAGCCCATTTACTACTAGACCTTCTAAATCAACGGTTTTGAACTCATCCATGTGTCCAATATTTGTGGAAATAGCAGGGATTCATGGTAGCTCACTTGCTTCCATCGTTACAACATTAAAGTTTATTTAGATACAGAAATGATCAGAGAGAGGGGTTCTCCACCATGTCATAACATATTAGGTAACAATCATGCATGGACACGATTTGGCTGGTGACCCGAACACcacccagctagctggtgtcaaagctctcttggcgccaccatgacatgtgttttatccacgctgtttatccactttttcaatcattttagtacatgagcccaaaaatgagataaacccaatgctcaagtggaccacaccacaggaaacagtggggttgaatgcttatagttgaaaacttcctgcGGCCAAAAAAGCTTTACgttaaactgatatttatgttttccttcattcaggtatgtatggcattatcaacaggtttgatgataGATAAACGCCACGGTAGACCCTAAGGAGGTTTCAAATGTaatagagctttggatctgtgtttgttttttttggctaatgccttaaaatgatccgcaAAAATGGATGTTcagcgttgataaaacacatacatcatggtgggagctTAGGGCTTAAgatctttgacaccagctagctggctggtgttcgGGTCTCCAGCCAAACCGCATCCATCATGCACGACGTTACCTACCTTTTGCACATTCGATATTCGCTGTATCATGATCTTATGATACAGCTGCTGTACCTGATCATTATTTTAAATAAACAAGGTCGGTCCCACGGAGGCGGATTATGTGtacccttactgtggggtccaccttgattatatgttgtatatccctgccgtccatccgtttttccagcccattttaataTATGGTCACACAAAttaaccagatccaaatctcaggtggaccataccacaggaaacagcgctgatttaacatctaccattaaaaacttcccagggcccacttaAAGCATATCTGTATAGTTTATTTTCTACccgacccgttgataaggtcaaacagacctggatgaagggaaaatataaatatcagcttgatccaaaacttttgaggcaTTCAAAAAGATTTAAATTGTCATTCACCACCTTCTCTagtatttaaggcccacctgacATTTGAATCTGGttaattttttgtataatgtcctaaaataatcttagaaaaaggatagacggcgtggatatgcaaaATCAAGATAGGCTTAACAGCTAATCTGCTCCCCAGGCCCACAGGCTCGTATATTAATGTCTACACTGGAAGTGAGATGGGCCGGGCCGTCAATATCGGGCCCGTTCAGTCTGGGTTTAAAGTGAAATTTGAGGCGTTGGCAgccatgggcctcaaatttaAGCTTGAGGGACACAGGCAATATAGGTCTAAGTCTCTCCGTCTGGCCTGGCCCATTTAGGGTACGAAGGGGGATTTTATTATATATCATGGAGTGCGactaatgaacagtccagatctttCACAAAAGTGGATTGCTGGGCTCGAATTCAGGCTTCAGCACTCTATAGTTGTTACAGGCCACGTTGAGGCCTGCTTCTTTTAGCCTGTCATGTTATAGGCCTGTCCCAGACCTGGGTTTTACTTTGTGGGCCGGTCAATGATCCTAGCACAGCCATTCAAAGTGCTAGTCAAGAACATGCCAAATGGGTACGTTGAGCCCCATAAGGGTGTAAATGGGCCACGCTTGGGCCTGAAAAATCAGTATTTTaaattagggctgtacacgagccaaaGCTAAaaagggctgtacacaaaccaagATAGCTCGAAAAGTTTGCTCAGCTTGGCTCGATTTAGCTCGGCTTGAATGACAACTggaggcgagccaagcttcatatgacctagcTCGTTTGGAAAACtctcgactcagctcgactcaaATGGGTGGCAGGGTTGAGTCAGGTATAGGTTGGGTCAGATTACTAGGTTGAATTGGGTGCGAGTTGGGTGTTGAATTAGATTGGATACAGTTGGGTTGAATTGGATTGGATGAGGTTGGGAGCAACTCGCTCAACACGAGGTAAGCTCACCTTGACTCGAAAGATTTGACTAACAAAGCTAAGCTCAAATGGTAAGTTTTTGAGGCTGAGCTAGAGCTTGAGGTGAGCAAAGGCAAGTCAAGCCAAACTTAGCTCACCTCTacttggcttggctcggctcgatgtacagctcTATTTTAAATAAGGCTGGCCTCACGGCTCGGCCTAAAACAGTTAAAAAGTCAGGATGAGATCTACCCAGGCCCGGCCTATTGATAGCCCTAGAGCCGGGCGAGGATTAGATACTgccaaggtcagtagccaaatcgctactgaagtgatgtcactaagctctgtggaccccactgtgatgcatgtgttgcatccatactgtccatacatttggagagattgttTTATGAAATTTCAAAAAGAACTAGATAGATCTataagtttaagtggaccccaccatagaaaacagtaaggATAGTGACATCCGCCGTTCAAAACTCCTCAGGGGCCAAAGtagtttctgatcaagctgatatttttgttttaacggatcttaaaaatacatcatggtgggccctgtaattgtttcaacggtgggtgtaacTGCTCCTACGGTTTTCTATGgtaggtccacttgaactttagatctatctcattctttttgtaatACCGTAAAactatctctacaaatggttcAGCGGTAAGGATACAACACATGCTTCGTGGTGTAGTCTACAtagcttagtgacgtcacttcagtagtgatttgGCTGCTGACAttgttagtatctaatccgcgccccctGGTGCCAAAGGTGGAAATGGGGCTAgaaaacctcgtatctaagcCCTTATGGTAGGCCcaaatgatgtatgcattttatatccacgctgtccatctgttttgagagattattttagggcatgctgccaaaaaataaagcagatccaattctcaggtggaccataccagaaaacggtggtgattgaccattaatgggccacaaaagttttggatcaagctgatatttcttctTTCCCTTTATTCCGGTTTACGTGACCtcatcaaaaggttggatggaaaataaacattacaaaaacgtTGCAGTGGGCCCTGTGTTTAATCACTACAgtttcttataatatggtccGCTTGAAATTTGGGTCTCCTTCAATTtcgggttcatgctctaaaataatgtggcaaaactgatggatggcatggatatagaaaaCATACATTAATATGGCCGCCACAGtatgggccgcacctaatccatgACCGGCCACGCAAAGGATGATAACTTTCAACCTATCACGTGACTATGTTGGCCGCCCATGAGGATCAGCTCGTGAGctgatggagctgatttttccACAACCACATCACATGTTGAGACTTATCTAATTGGTGGATGGGAGCTTACCGATATGAGCATATGAGGCGTATGAACATCAGCCGACACAAACACGGagctgaaataaaataaaataacacggtagggctgaaagttgggcgggttcaacttgATTGACTCATGACCGACCTAgcattgggttaggcttgggcagGATATATCAGATTTGGTTTCAAGCTTAGGCCATACAAATACCAATTCGATAAAATTTGGGTTAGGCTCGAGTTGAGGTCTCGGATTGCCTGACCCAAtttgaacccgatcaatatataaattctttataaattaattataattgagtgtagatcatctgtgttgaaggcacaggaaatttcAATGCTGCCAGGTTTTATTGGTCCACTCATTTTCTATTACTCAAGCTAACGACATACGTTGGATTTCTCTttcaaatagattgcttgatataCAATATGACTTTTAAACGAGTATTTATCTTATATCTTAACttatttgtttaaaaaaaaatgaattacgTTAAGATAAATAAGTACATACATAATTAATAAATTTATAGGTACAAAGAATAAAATGagaattgaaaatataataaactagtatagtaatgaaaatattagcatataccTACCTACCAACCTAACCAAGCCTGCTTACGcgtgggttgagaattcccagccGGAGAttgggttggattagggttgagGTGCAGGAAGCTTGGGTTGAgcactaacccaacccaacccaacccgcgcGGCTTTCATACCAATGCCCCAGCATTCATAAGTACATGGTGTGTAAACCGAGAACTCGGTGCACACCAATCTCCCACCGTCAATGGGCCCACAGTGAGAATCCCAACACACATTTCAGATATGATCTCTGCAATTCAGGCTGTCACTTTGTACCAGTGGGGCCATGCATTGGAGATCTAAACCTTTTATATTGTGGGGTCAAAGACCAAAAATACCGGAGATGGAAGAATCTTAAAGTTTATATGGGTGGCCCATCAAATCCAGCAACGGATGATATTCAACAGAATTAAAGGGCAAATGATCTATATCAGGATCTTCCTATCTGAGGTAATTTTGGTCCATAGACCTGTGGTCTCatcgtatcaacggtttggatcagcgaAAGATAGGCCCACTTGAACCGAGCGTTACCGTATTCATCGACATTGCAGGTCCACACGTTTACTCCCATCTACGAAAACATTGAAATCTTTACAATGAGCTTCTGCTACGTTTTAACAAAAGTGGCATAAAACTAAACGACAAAAAAGGATACACGTCAACCACAAGTAGCTACTTTCTCGTCAACGTCAACCCTATTTTCTATCTTCCAGCTATGCTATGGATTCGTTAAAACGTAGCAAACTCACACCATCGTTAAACACCTTACCATCGTCCATCAACGGCCACCGGAGAGGATCGATCCTGGCAGCGATGACGTGCTTGCGAACCCGTTTGAAGAAGGATACGACAACCGTAAATCATCGAACCCTTGATGAAGGCCCACCGTCGTGATCGCTGCTCGTAGACCGTCCGATGAGAGCTCAGGCAAAGGAACATCGCCGTCCAAAACCTGCATTACTTGCCGCATGCTCGGCCTCTCATCCGACGACGGATGCGAACAAAGCAATCCAAGCTTCAACACCAATTCCATCTCCTCCACTTCATAGTTCAGTCCGAGTTTCGGATCTGCAGCCACCAGAATACTCCCTCTCCTCCAGCATTCCGACACCCATTCGACCAAGATCACCTCACCTACCGACGATCGAGTATCGATAGGTCTCCTCCCGCAAGCAACCTCCAGTATGAAAGCTCCAAATGAGAATACATCAGTGCTTGTGGTAGCCTTCCCAGTCCTAGTAAGCTCCGGTGCAAGATATCCGACGGTCCCAACTATGTGGGTCGTCTGTGTATCAGTACCATGATCATACAATCTAGCAAGGCCGAAATCGCCTAATCTACCGTTCATCTCACTATCTAACAAAACATTACTGGCTTTGATGTCTCTGTGAAGGACCACCTGCTCCCATTCCTCATGCAAGTAGAGAAGCCCTGAAGCTACTCCTTTGATTATCCGAAACCGTTGGCTCCAACCCAGCATTGAGTTTGGATGCTCAAAGAGGATCTTGTCCAGACTTCCATTAGGCATGAAATCATAGACCAGTAAGAGCTCTCTCTTTCGCCGGCAATAACCGAGAAGTTGCACCAAGTTCCGATGACGGAGACGACCCAAGCTCACGATTTCCGATATGAATTCCCGCATCCCTTGTTGAGATTCATGAGAAATTCTCTTCACTGCCACTTCTATCTTCGACGACGACAGCACACCTCGATAAACCCTACCAAAACCTCCGACCCCAAGTAGCTCTTTGTCTGTGAAGCCCTTTGTGGCCATGAATAGATCCTTGTATGAGAACCGATGTGGCCCTAATTCACGTTCCCAATCTTCTAGTATTTCTGTGAACTTAATCTTCCTTCTCACGATAATACCGACCGCCGAAGTGaccgttaaaatgaaaaatagcaaAATTACAGGTAACCCAATTGACAAAAACTTCGATTTCTTTTTGGGTCCTAATATTCTTTCTGGAAGCTTAGGAAGGAGCGAGGGATCAAGGGCCTTAGCTTGACCGTTCATCTTAAAGCTCCATCCCAAGATGTAATGAGATGTTGGAGCTTTACTGGTTGCTGAAGAGAAACCGATATACATGTCATCTGCCATGATCGATGAAAAATTCACCGTCGACGACACAAGTggaagatcgggtttaggtatgtTGATAGGAGATAATGTTACATTGAGAAGGTTTCGGAGACCATTGTATTCTACCCAAACATTCATCGGTTCTCCGCTTATAAGGCTTAGATTCTGAAACCCGCCACTCATATTACTAAAGTAAGCTGCAGGATCGGACCCGATTGAATCTAAGCCATTGAGATCGATTCCAACATGGTTATCGTCTATATCATGGAAATCTTCATTATGGACTGTGTCAAGCTCAATGGCGGCAATGTGATTCGAGGAATTGCCGTTGTTCTTCGGATTGAAGATTCCCATGTATTGGCCCACCTTAGCTTTGGTGAGATCCTTTGAGGATGAGATCACAAAGGCGGCGCCGGAGCCACTTAGATTCGGATACTGGGGTACGATTGCAAAGACGAAATTGGTAGAGAAAGATTGAATTTTACCGTGTGAAGgtttgaagtggaggggaatgGGGTAGAA
This window encodes:
- the LOC131243786 gene encoding L-type lectin-domain containing receptor kinase SIT2-like, translated to MYNTLIIDNATFHYTAGYHSIKIHQLGSHCQLSAMFSNLLLWFLLMRIAASEGNDEFIYNGFHGSNISLDDSAEITSNGLLLLANSTNQKGHAFYPIPLHFKPSHGKIQSFSTNFVFAIVPQYPNLSGSGAAFVISSSKDLTKAKVGQYMGIFNPKNNGNSSNHIAAIELDTVHNEDFHDIDDNHVGIDLNGLDSIGSDPAAYFSNMSGGFQNLSLISGEPMNVWVEYNGLRNLLNVTLSPINIPKPDLPLVSSTVNFSSIMADDMYIGFSSATSKAPTSHYILGWSFKMNGQAKALDPSLLPKLPERILGPKKKSKFLSIGLPVILLFFILTVTSAVGIIVRRKIKFTEILEDWERELGPHRFSYKDLFMATKGFTDKELLGVGGFGRVYRGVLSSSKIEVAVKRISHESQQGMREFISEIVSLGRLRHRNLVQLLGYCRRKRELLLVYDFMPNGSLDKILFEHPNSMLGWSQRFRIIKGVASGLLYLHEEWEQVVLHRDIKASNVLLDSEMNGRLGDFGLARLYDHGTDTQTTHIVGTVGYLAPELTRTGKATTSTDVFSFGAFILEVACGRRPIDTRSSVGEVILVEWVSECWRRGSILVAADPKLGLNYEVEEMELVLKLGLLCSHPSSDERPSMRQVMQVLDGDVPLPELSSDGLRAAITTVGLHQGFDDLRLSYPSSNGFASTSSLPGSILSGGR